The following proteins are encoded in a genomic region of Primulina huaijiensis isolate GDHJ02 chromosome 3, ASM1229523v2, whole genome shotgun sequence:
- the LOC140972580 gene encoding uncharacterized protein has protein sequence MAASGEDVAAMAVSKRYEGLLTVRTKAVKGKGAWYWAHLEPILIKNPETNSPNAVKLKCTLCDAAFSASNPSRTASEHLKSGTCPNFNLMLKPISQLPPMASPSSQQNHRKRGSQHQQGVLQDVYPISMVDSSRSGLKTGLACMPDSCPKQPVFPGRKEDLGPLALLEDSVKRLRSPKASPCSALSNEQVETSFDILADWFYELSGSVSFSSLEHPKFKYFLNQLGLPSVSRREFLFARLDSKFEVARRESEARIRDAPFFQLASHGWKSTKSCDNGENCLVNFMVNLPNGTRVFHKTVCSNGSTVPPQYAEEILWETVRGICGNNTNKCAGIVSDKYKAKALANLELQNHWMVNLSCLLQGFFSLIKDLHRELPLFRNVTESCLKVANLVNFMPQVRSSLHKFRLQRYEFPWFIRVPSSRYDIGKNFGPFIFMLEDILSCSRILHLVVLEDSFRVVYLEDFTAREVADFIGDVGFWHNVEAARALVKLIVGMSEEIESERPLLGQCLPLWEELRDKVMYWCTKHNFPKEPVEKILERRFKRTYHPAWSAAFILDPLYLARNSSGKYLPCFKFLTPEQEKDVDEFITRLVPREEVHIALMELMKWRAEGLDPLYAQAVQVKQPDRATGKMKIANPSSSRLVWETCLKEFESLSKVAVRLLFLHATSSGIKGDFSFERLFCEREEARLGLQRAQKLVFVAANSRLERRDFPGSEEKDTELFGGGEEMIDDALAETSSI, from the coding sequence AAAGGGAAAGGGGCTTGGTATTGGGCTCATCTTGAGCCTATCTTGATCAAGAATCCCGAGACCAACTCGCCGAATGCGGTGAAATTGAAATGCACTCTTTGTGATGCTGCGTTTTCTGCGTCGAACCCATCGAGGACTGCCTCTGAGCATTTGAAAAGTGGAACCTGTCCCAATTTTAACTTGATGTTGAAGCCTATTTCGCAGTTACCGCCAATGGCTTCGCCTTCTTCGCAGCAGAATCATCGAAAGAGAGGCTCGCAGCATCAGCAAGGTGTTTTACAGGATGTGTATCCTATTAGTATGGTCGATTCATCTCGGTCGGGTCTTAAAACGGGATTAGCTTGTATGCCAGATTCGTGCCCGAAGCAGCCAGTTTTTCCCGGTAGGAAGGAAGATTTGGGACCATTGGCATTGTTGGAAGACAGTGTGAAAAGGCTCAGAAGCCCGAAAGCATCGCCATGTTCGGCATTGAGCAACGAGCAAGTCGAGACGTCGTTCGATATTTTAGCAGATTGGTTCTATGAGTTATCGGGGTCGGTTTCGTTTTCGAGCCTCGAACATCCCAAGTTTAAGTATTTTCTTAACCAATTGGGATTGCCTTCTGTGTCACGAAGGGAATTCTTATTTGCGAGACTCGATTCAAAGTTTGAGGTTGCGAGAAGGGAGTCGGAAGCTAGAATCAGGGATGCACCATTCTTTCAGCTTGCATCTCATGGATGGAAGAGTACTAAATCTTGTGACAATGGTGAAAATTGTTTGGTTAACTTTATGGTGAATCTTCCTAACGGAACTCGAGTGTTTCACAAGACCGTGTGTTCGAATGGTAGCACCGTGCCTCCACAATACGCAGAGGAAATTTTGTGGGAAACGGTACGAGGAATCTGTGGTAATAATACGAATAAATGTGCGGGGATCGTTTCAGATAAGTACAAAGCAAAAGCATTGGCAAATTTAGAACTCCAGAATCATTGGATGGTGAATTTATCTTGTCTCCTCCAGGGATTCTTCAGTTTGATCAAGGACTTGCATAGAGAACTTCCATTATTTAGGAATGTAACCGAATCTTGTTTGAAAGTTGCGAATTTGGTTAATTTCATGCCGCAGGTTAGAAGTAGTTTGCACAAGTTTAGGCTTCAACGGTATGAGTTTCCTTGGTTCATTAGAGTTCCTTCTTCTAGATATGACATTGGGAAGAACTTTGGTCCTTTCATTTTTAtgttggaagatatattgagcTGTTCACGAATTCTACATCTAGTGGTGTTGGAAGATTCATTTAGAGTTGTATATTTAGAGGATTTTACGGCAAGGGAAGTTGCTGATTTTATTGGGGACGTTGGGTTCTGGCACAATGTGGAGGCAGCTCGTGCACTAGTGAAGTTGATCGTGGGAATGAGCGAAGAAATCGAGTCCGAGAGGCCATTACTTGGGCAATGTCTCCCTCTTTGGGAGGAACTAAGGGATAAAGTGATGTACTGGTGCACCAAACATAACTTTCCCAAAGAACCTGTGGAGAAGATACTCGAAAGGCGATTCAAGAGAACATATCACCCTGCATGGTCTGCTGCATTCATTCTCGATCCATTATACTTGGCGAGGAATTCAAGCGGAAAGTACCTTCCCTGTTTCAAGTTTTTGACACCAGAACAAGAAAAGGATGTGGACGAGTTTATAACACGACTCGTTCCAAGGGAGGAAGTTCATATTGCATTAATGGAACTTATGAAATGGAGGGCAGAAGGGCTAGATCCCCTATACGCTCAGGCGGTCCAGGTGAAGCAGCCGGATCGTGCAACCGGGAAGATGAAGATTGCTAATCCTTCAAGTAGTAGACTTGTTTGGGAAACTTGCTTAAAAGAGTTCGAATCTTTAAGTAAAGTCGCTGTGAGGCTTCTTTTTCTTCACGCGACGTCGTCTGGGATTAAAGGCGATTTTTCATTCGAAAGATTGTTTTGTGAGAGAGAGGAAGCAAGATTAGGCTTGCAGAGGGCTCAGAAGCTTGTTTTTGTTGCCGCTAATTCAAGACTCGAGAGACGGGATTTTCCCGGCTCAGAAGAAAAGGATACTGAGCTTTTCGGCGGTGGGGAGGAAATGATCGATGACGCTCTTGCagaaacatcatcaatatag